The proteins below come from a single Chrysoperla carnea chromosome 1, inChrCarn1.1, whole genome shotgun sequence genomic window:
- the LOC123290931 gene encoding uncharacterized protein LOC123290931: protein MHCGTAVLSILLAILFENNVYLAAMPGITYNVKLKGIEPYEDIKDPVWLITEMKLKKINKTHFAINGLYSVLRDNIPTDDLLMSFHAAQKKSNGYQESALIQLINKNYCDLWNNEQLIFPTLKKSINATDYKCPPAKGHYAITNYIPDTSKIPPNVPEGLWKYTFEYFQKDKLVCGYKVYAEVIKESITGGAV, encoded by the exons ATGCACTGTGGAACGGccgttttatctattttattggcaattttatttgaaaataatgtttacttaGCTGCAATGCCGGGA atcACTTATAACGTTAAGTTAAAAGGAATTGAACCTTATGAAGACATTAAAGACCCAGTTTGGCTGATAACAGAaatgaaactgaaaaaaatcaataaaacacaTTTTGCTATAAATGGATTATATAGTGTACTTCGAGATAATATTCCAACTGATGAtttattg atGTCATTTCATGCTGCTCAAAAGAAATCAAATGGATACCAAGAATCAGCATTAATTCAGTtgatcaacaaaaattattgcgaTCTATGGAATAATGAACAACTTATATTTCCAACTTTAAAAAAGAGTATTAATGCTACTGATTATAAATGTCCACCTGCAaag GGTCATTATGCGATCACGAATTATATTCCTGATACAAGCAAAATACCACCAAATGTTCCAGAAGGTTTGTGGAAGTATACTTTCGAATATTTCCAAAAAGACAAATTGGTTTGTGGTTATAAAGTATATGCAGAAGTGATAAAGGAATCTATTACGGGTGGTGCAGTTTAA
- the LOC123290930 gene encoding uncharacterized protein LOC123290930, protein MVEQKVFKSILWLFLLINNVYSIGLNYDIKIKGIEPMTDFKDPFCDLKDVKMKKLNKTHYTIDGIYTILREDIPSDDLLMSIHIALKKGNGYIESSLVQLHKRKYCDMWDNEQFLMPDVKRHIQCISNSKNSTELLCPPLVGTYKLANYVPQYKVPANMPEGRWRFIFEYYKNDELIGGYKAYADFKREIMADDIF, encoded by the exons ATGGTTGAACAAAAGgtctttaaatcaattttatggttatttttattaataaataatgtttattcgATAGGT ctCAATTATGACATTAAAATTAAAGGAATAGAACCGATGACAGATTTTAAAGACCCATTTTGTGATCTAAAAGatgtgaaaatgaaaaaactcaACAAAACACATTACACTATAGATGGAATTTACACTATACTTCGGGAAGATATTCCATCCGATGATTTAttg atgtCGATCcatattgctttaaaaaaaggtAATGGTTATATAGAATCATCGTTAGTTCAGTTACACAAAAGGAAATATTGCGATATGTGGgataatgaacaatttttaatgccaGACGTAAAACGCCATATTCAGTGTATCAGTAACAGCAAAAATAGCACTGAGCTATTATGCCCCCCCTTAGTG GGTACATATAAACTGGCTAATTATGTGCCGCAGTATAAAGTACCCGCGAATATGCCAGAAGGACGATGGagatttatatttgaatattataaaaatgatgaacTGATCGGTGGGTATAAAGCCTACGCAGATTTTAAACGAGAGATTATGGCggatgatattttttga
- the LOC123290932 gene encoding uncharacterized protein LOC123290932 → MFRKIALIILLTYSLLNNCVHSGVTQYNVKLKGIEPFENMKNPWLNFQELKLKKLNKTHFAIDGIFNILRNDIAVDKLLVSVHGAIKMSNGYQQSSLLKLDKQSFCNFWENDQILMPAVKKAINVTDVTCPPKVGIYGFINYMTDTSKFPDNLPGKYWRFTHTYYEGDDVVGGYKCYMEIDSTTNVAFTKMT, encoded by the exons ATGTTTCGTAAAATAgccttaataattttattgacttaTTCGCTTCTCAATAATTGTGTGCATTCAGGTGTG ACTCAATATAATGTTAAACTGAAAGGAATTGAACCTTTCGAAAACATGAAAAATCCAtggcttaattttcaagaattaaaactcaaaaaacTCAACAAAACACATTTTGCTATTGATGGAATATTTAACATATTGCGAAACGATATTGCTGTCGATAAATTactg GTTTCAGTTCATGGTGCAATAAAAATGAGTAATGGATATCAACAATCatcattattaaaattggacAAACAaagcttttgcaatttttgggaaaatgatcaaatattaaTGCCAGCCGTAAAGAAGGCAATTAATGTTACGGATGTTACTTGCCCTCCGAAAGTG gGTATTTATGGATTCATCAATTATATGACCGACACAAGTAAATTTCCAGATAATTTGCCGGGAAAATATTGGAGATTCACTCATACTTATTATGAAGGTGACGACGTCGTTGGTGGTTATAAATGTTATATGGAAATTGATTCTACTACAAATGTAGCTTTCACTAAGATGACTTGA